Proteins from a single region of Orcinus orca chromosome 20, mOrcOrc1.1, whole genome shotgun sequence:
- the NFKBIB gene encoding NF-kappa-B inhibitor beta — protein MAGVACLGKAADADEWCDSGLGSLGPDAAAPGGPGLGAELGPGLSWAPLVFGYVTEDGDTALHLAVIHQHEPFLDFLLGFAAGTEYLYLQNDLGQTALHLAAILEEASTVEKLYAAGASLLVAERGGHTALHLACRVGAHACARVLLQPRPRCPRGVPNTYLAQGSDHTPDTNHTSVALYPEPDLEKEEDESEEDWKLQLEAENYEGHTPLHVAVIHKDAEMVRLLWEAGADLNKPEPTCGRSPLHLAVEAQAADVLELLLKAGANPATRMYGGRTPLGSAMLRTNPILARLLRAHGAPEPEDEDKPGPCSSSSDSDSGDEGDEYDDIVVHSGRSPNQLPPIPASKPLPDDPI, from the exons ATGGCCGGGGTCGCGTGCTTGGGGAAAGCTGCGGATGCCGACGAATGGTGCGACAGCGGTCTGGGCTCTCTGGGTCCGGACGCGGCGGCCCCCGGAGGACCGGGGCTAGGCGCGGAGCTGGGCCCGGGGCTGTCGTGGGCGCCCCTCGTCTTTGGCTACGTCACTGAGGATGGCGACAC GGCACTGCACTTGGCCGTGATTCACCAGCACGAGCCCTTCCTGGATTTCCTCCTAGGATTCGCCGCTGGGACTGAGTACCTGTACCTGCAGAATGACCTGGGCCAG ACAGCCCTGCATCTGGCAGCCATCCTGGAAGAGGCATCCACGGTGGAGAAGCTGTATGCAGCGGGTGCCAGCTTGCTGGTGGCGGAGCGTGGGGGCCACACGGCGCTGCACCTGGCCTGCCGCGTCGGGGCACACGCCTGCGCTCGTGTGCTGCTCCAGCCCCGCCCCCGGTGCCCCAGGGGAGTCCCCAACACCTACCTCGCTCAGGGCTCTGACCACACCCCTGACACCAACCACACCTCTGTTGCCTTGTACCCTGAACCTGacctggagaaggaagaggatgaGAGTGAAGAGGACTGGAAACTGCAGCTGGAGGCTGAAAACTATGAGG GCCACACCCCACTCCATGTGGCTGTCATCCACAAAGACGCGGAGATGGTCCGACTGCTCTGGGAGGCCGGAGCTGACCTCAACAAACCG GAGCCCACATGTGGCCGCAGCCCCTTGCACTTGGCAGTGGAGGCCCAGGCAGCCGATGTGCTGGAACTTCTCCTGAAGGCCGGTGCCAACCCCGCCACCCGCATGTACGGTGGCCGCACCCCACTCGGCAGCGCCATGCTCCGGACCAACCCCATCCTCGCCCGCCTCCTCCGTGCACACGGAGCCCCTGAGCCCGAGGACGAGGACAAGCCCGGCCCCTGCAGCAGCAGTAGCGACAGCGACAGCGGGGACGAGGGC gatGAATATGACGACATCGTGGTCCACAGTGGCCGGAGCCCAAACCAGCTACCTCCCATCCCAGCCTCGAAACCACTCCCTGATGACCCCATCTGA